A genomic window from Triticum urartu cultivar G1812 chromosome 7, Tu2.1, whole genome shotgun sequence includes:
- the LOC125521747 gene encoding probable polygalacturonase, translating to MAHATVHGAPMTRPCPRPSAPLIVFLVLLASCYLALTRLPSAAPLAALIAPSAGHGSGHGAVDSCAGFYRGAGAAGRRAVTASVEEFGAVGDGVTSNTAAFRRAVAALEERGAGGGARLEVPAGRWLTGSFNLTSRFTLFLHHGAVILGSQDPEEWPLIAPLPSYGRGRERLGPRHISLIHGQDLNDVVITGSNGTIDGQGRMWWELWWNRTLNHTRGHLIELVNSTNVLISNVTLRNSPFWTVHPVYCRNVVIKDLTILAPLNAPNTDGIDPDSSSEVCIEDCYIESGDDLVAVKSGWDQYGISVGKPSSNIIIQRVSGTTPTCSGVGFGSEMSGGISNVLVRDLHIWNSASAVRLKTDVGRGGYITNITIANVTMEKVKVPIRFSRGSDDHSDDKYDRTALPMISDIHIVDIVGVDVQRAPMLEAVHGAVYEGICFRNVSLTAIRRQIRWQCESVYGEAHEVFPAPCEELRNNGSSSSWCGLP from the exons CGCGGCCCCGCTAGCCGCCCTGATCGCCCCCTCCGCGGGCCATGGCTCCGGCCACGGCGCTGTCGACAGCTGTGCCGGGTTCTACCGCGGCGCCGGCGCGGCGGGGAGGCGCGCGGTAACAGCCTCGGTGGAGGAGTTCGGGGCCGTGGGCGATGGGGTCACGTCCAacacggcggcgttccggcgtGCCGTGGCTGCGCTGGAGGAGAGGGGTGCTGGCGGCGGCGCCAGGCTGGAGGTGCCGGCAGGGAGGTGGCTCACGGGGAGCTTCAACCTCACCAGCCGCTTCACGCTCTTCCTGCACCATGGCGCGGTCATCCTCGGCTCCCAG GATCCAGAAGagtggcctctcattgcacctTTGCCTTCTTACGGGCGCGGAAGGGAAAGATTAGGACCGCGCCACATTAGCCTCATACATGGGCAAGATCTAAATGATGTTGTTATTACTG GTAGCAATGGGACCATTGATGGCCAAGGCCGGATGTGGTGGGAGCTATGGTGGAACCGGACTTTGAACCACACAAGAGGTCATCTCATCGAGCTCGTGAATTCAACCAACGTCCTGATCTCCAATGTCACCCTACGCAACTCCCCATTTTGGACAGTGCATCCGGTCTATTGCAG AAACGTGGTGATAAAGGATTTGACTATACTAGCTCCCCTGAATGCTCCAAACACTGATGGCATTGATCCAG ACTCAAGTTCAGAAGTTTGTATCGAGGACTGCTATATCGAAAGTGGAGATGACCTGGTTGCTGTCAAGAGTGGTTGGGATCAGTATGGGATATCTGTAGGCAAACCCAGCTCAAACATTATCATCCAGCGGGTTTCAGGCACCACACCTACGTGCTCCGGTGTGGGTTTCGGAAGTGAGATGTCGGGTGGGATATCAAACGTGCTTGTCCGCGACCTGCACATATGGAACTCTGCTTCCGCGGTGAGGCTAAAGACCGATGTGGGGCGTGGCGGGTACATAACCAACATCACCATCGCCAATGTCACGATGGAGAAGGTCAAGGTGCCAATAAGGTTCAGCCGGGGTTCAGATGACCACTCGGACGACAAGTATGACCGAACAGCGCTACCGATGATCAGTGACATTCATATTGTCGACATTGTTGGTGTGGATGTGCAGCGCGCACCGATGCTGGAGGCGGTGCACGGCGCGGTTTACGAGGGGATATGCTTCAGAAACGTTAGCCTGACAGCGATAAGGCGTCAGATACGGTGGCAATGCGAGTCTGTGTACGGAGAGGCGCATGAAGTTTTCCCTGCACCTTGTGAAGAATTGAGGAATAATggatcttcttcttcttggtgtGGCCTTCCCTGA